Proteins encoded in a region of the Amia ocellicauda isolate fAmiCal2 chromosome 19, fAmiCal2.hap1, whole genome shotgun sequence genome:
- the prrc2c gene encoding protein PRRC2C isoform X2 has protein sequence MSEKSGQSTKAKDGKAKYATLSLFNTYKGKSLETQKTAVAARHGLQSLGKVAVSRRMPPPANLPSLKAENKGNDPNVNIVPKDGSGWASRQDQPGEERQQETPPPQPKPGTPQPPEVPTGASRSWASNSNPPGQAEGTPRANSHFQQEFPSLQAAGEPDKPGSDKEQEEEPYGPGPSLRPQNVGSWREGGGRNLNTAPASSEMDSKAPEEGGGSDTPSPTPEASDPHKAPGEPRDKRDPRDRPPLCAPAPPATGAAPPQPKLNGGQQPPAGVPPQFHPQFRGMMPPYMFHAYPRMPYTPIQGGYRYPVAQQEAGKAPRAPGRPPQGHGQAWPQDPDRPSIISATELKELDNLDTEADEGWAGAQMEVDYTEKLNFSDDEENQAGKEKGDNWEWMSQVERMRARSSEAPEGWKQGSDPRAPRAPSPGGRGHYGKTEQPLDYQATGRMLAMTGGPRQGKPTTGGMGVPLTAPPGPPLSEEESEAWRQKRRKQPELSGAVERARRRREEQERREEEQRLAACAEKLKRLNEKMRPPEKQPSSSPSPSPQPDEREAATTTITPVPPPATAAAPPLQLPPPTQQPPPPQDRGEIGAAALEGGEEENKQQAPPSQPQPQPQPQPQPQPLPLEKSVREVELEAPAPEEGQADMAPRRDCFSAEESRVEEPLPAVPRLDPPSSEDPQPLTPETEGEPGATPRPPLTSGYSKQFQKSLPPRFLRQQEQLKQQQWQQQQQGGGPVSPSGAPVPPPQHRSLYQPLGPPHQHLAAMGFDPRWLMMQSYMDPRMMSGRPPMDMPPLHPGRIPPKQLVHRDPAEGSPADSFDHLTRPVRDHGLPAEARLVWGSDPYPPAEPQPAATPPKGQEEPKEPRLDSGLELDRTVYPPDPGLLEPRAKTDFFRDATDPGPGFHSRGSEEVPGLLPGDRGLGPATFEPQEAGLSCGEEAESPGPAPQQRSVSQEHAHVPEEPHFEQAGPVPGLLEAVERPEDKPRKESFSQGPSSSGSSRATPPAEGPHKTDKLPAPLVPKPKPETRWGPRQGLSRREGPVRRSGPVKKPVLRDMKEEREQRREREERQERGADRGKSATKPPPVDGLKSPGEGGRREPPAPEPVDPQNAPPGKSRGPQGPGLLTPATRDDKPEKPSGEKTHPEPKLPSRKEPNLPPRAYRRDERDRDRDRDRDRDRDRDRDRDRDNRDRDNRDNRDRDNRDNRDRDNRDRDNRDNRDRDNRDNRDRDNRDNRDRDRDREREWATDLSFRGRGRGEYYSRGRSYRGTYGGRSRGGRGRSRGDYPYREPRSRADLPLAAGAPGFRRREESETRSESSDFEVMPKRRRRRGSDSDSDSEGRASASDTGASDREGSAKPGRPVRREGVGAARRGAKPATGVAPSFGLPDKLGPRDEEGRPKPGFLAKGEPARRGRGGIFNRRGGGRERGPPRPVPLRRGGPKENSQWPSEPMETFRPEDADASRLDGPLPADRRPPKFDGKKYGEGGAGSRERPRRPRPARPPRQDKPPRFRRLKEREAAVKAGEAATVTAAAAPGPVAVPYVSKVTAGSVALAEGAGASEGGGGGPSEAGSSGAAAAGSKSPDLSNQNSSDQANEEWETASESSDFNERRERQDRKGVPEPLVPAAPGSTTPSKGSAEAGVTPKREAGTASKRSFSSQRPVDRQNRRGNGPKPGRGYPGGKGERRGGSGAKTGRRGAGAQNLDLAHGGPSQRPGKDSAARRREEAKQAAKKPKEKADALSQFDLNNYASVVIIDDHPEVTTLEDPQSSAADDGFTEVVSRKQQKRLQDEERRKKEELTVQNWSKKGSGEKGRGSGSKLPPRFAKKQQQQQQQQQQQQQQGPPASQPLSQPPAQPVAPPQPLEGAVPLPVGEFPGKTLPAGQSHSALGTELWESKMVASAALTDIKKLGPISPPQPPPVSAWNKPLTSFSGSGAPEGSKAGVEGPGELGMDSIQFGAPSSAGSTDSDGVPALLEKDNKLPEPKEQRQKQPRAGPIKAQKLPEIAPPETKEYKPGPIGKERSLKNRKAAKEGRQAEGEGPDKGVAGGGRGPDPGSPSKDGKGVAELGGDIEGMITVPSAEYSAGSKESVTDYTAPSSSLADSVPSGSGKMEDSLVPNVALPPTLPLPRREALQQTASLTPVSPATVDLTLKMESARKAWENSPSVGEKSSPVSSSAAPITSGGGGGSASYSSFSSASMPPIPVASITPTTSLSGSGTYTTSSLSTKTTTSDPPNICKVKPQQLQGGGMSAGGHFSQLGCIPSLLPQQQQQQPPQVFVSQSAAGSAAQIPAFYMDASHMFSTPHPRLAPPSLAQQQGFQPGLSQPAAVQQIPIPMYAPLQGQHQPQLGLGSGPPVSQPQDLFSSSLQPYRSQQAFMQSSLSQASPMMLSGTALHSYPGVQPPELGKPQSGLAYQQPSSTQHIPILFEPQLNQPSGLGGSQLIDTHLLQARQGLSQASSLYSGQQPGQTSYYSSTQSPSSALQQVSVPPHTHSAQSTYYSARQFPSAAPVQQVTVPLPGSQLSLPNFGSTGGHQPLIALPQSLPTPPQAQGSGMSRQPPISQAYRSLVGQSGHGMMPPPSKMCDEMKLFGSGMDVKPGTPPVSARSTTPTSSPFRASSTSPSSQSSKMNSIVYQKPYQPGSSGVRIPPHFPPQYSPQMLSQPSLVSPLVRSPHSSSFPGGVQLGAGLMPHPRPQHMPRGPPPLAPRGVQAAMKAEQDLKAKQRAEVLQSTHKFFSEQQQQQLKPPTSKTPRGGEGGGGKAMGEGGAPTPQGGPPDADKGPPQAPSLAKPVRTGPIKPQSIKPEETK, from the exons ATGTCAGAGAAGTCAGGGCAGAGCACCAAGGCAAAGGATGGCAAGGCCAAGTACGCGACCCTTAGCCTGTTCAACACGTATAAGGGGAAGTCACTGGAGACCCAGAAAACTGCAg tggCTGCCAGACATGGGCTCCAGAGTCTCGGCAAAGTTGCGGTCAGCCGGCGCATGCCCCCTCCCGCCAACTTGCCGAGCTTGAAGGCCGAGAACAAGGGCAACGACCCCAACGTCAACATCGTGCCCAAGGACGGCAGCGGCTGGGCCTCGCGGCAGGACCAGCCCGGAGAGGAGCG aCAACAGGAGACGCCTCCCCCCCAGCCCAAGCCAggcaccccccagcccccggagGTTCCTACAGGGGCCAGCCGCTCCTGGGCCAGCAACAGCAACCCCCCTGGCCAAGCCGAAG ggacGCCCCGGGCCAACAGCCACTTCCAGCAGGAGTTCCCCAGCCTGCAGGCGGCTGGGGAGCCTGACAAGCCCGGCAGTGACAAGGAACAGGAGGAGGAGCCGTACGGACCCGGGCCCAGCCTGAGGCCGCAGA ATGTTGGCAGCTGGCGGGAGGGTGGGGGCCGCAATCTGAACACCGCTCCAGCTTCCTCGGAGATGGACAGCAAGGCGCCGGAGGAGGGGGGCGGCAGCGACACGCCCTCCCCCACGCCCGAAGCCTCCGACCCCCACAAAGCCCCCGGCGAGCCGCGGGACAAGAGGGACCCCCGGGACCGGCCGCCTCTCTGTGCCCCGGCGCCCCCCGCCACCGGCGCCGCCCCCCCCCAGCCCAAACTGAACGGCGGGCAGCAGCCCCCAGCCGGTGTGCCCCCCCAGTTCCACCCGCAGTTCCGGGGCATGATGCCCCCCTAC ATGTTCCATGCGTACCCCCGGATGCCCTACACCCCGATCCAGGGTGGGTACAGATACCCCGTGGCACAGCAGGAAGCGGGCAA GGCCCCCCGGGCTCCCGGTCGCCCCCCCCAGGGCCACGGGCAGGCCTGGCCACAGGACCCGGACAGGCCGTCCATCATCAGTGCCACGGAGCTGAAGGAGCTTGACAACCTGGACACGGAGGCAGACGAGGGCTGggcag GAGCCCAGATGGAGGTGGACTACACAGAGAAGCTCAACTTCAGCGATGACGAGGAGAACCAGGCTGGGAAGGAAAAGGGTGACAACTG GGAGTGGATGAGCCAGGTGGAGCGCATGCGGGCGCGCAGCAGCGAGGCCCCCGAGGGCTGGAAGCAGGGGAGCGACCCCAGGGCCCCAAGAGCGCCCTCCCCCGGCGGCAGGGGCCATTACGGCAAGACGGAGCAGCCACTCGACTACCAG gcTACGGGCCGCATGCTGGCGATGACTGGAGGTCCCCGGCAAGGTAAGCCGACGACCGGCGGGATGGGCGTGCCGCTGACGGCGCCGCCGGGGCCCCCCCTCTCGGAGGAGGAGTCGGAGGCGTGGCGTCAGAAACGGCGGAAGCAGCCGGAGCTGTCGGGGGCAGTGGAGCGGGCGCGGCGGCGCCGGGAGGAGCAGGAGCGCCGCGAGGAGGAGCAGCGGCTGGCCGCCTGCGCCGAGAAGCTCAAGCGGCTCAACGAGAAGATGCGCCCCCCTGAGAAGCAGCCCTCGTCCTCGCCCTCCCCCTCCCCGCAGCCGGACGAGAGGGAGGCCGCGACGACCACCATCACCCCGGTGCCCCCCCCGGCTACGGCCGCCGCCCCCCCCCTGCAGCTGCCCCCTCCCACGCAGCAGCCGCCGCCCCCCCAGGACAGAGGGGAGATCGGCGCCGCGGCCCTTgaggggggggaggaggagaatAAACAGCAGGCGCCCCCCTCCCAgccccagccacagccccagccccagccccagccacAGCCCCTTCCCCTCGAGAAGTCGGTGCGGGAAGTGGAGCTGGAGGCGCCGGCACCGGAGGAGGGCCAGGCAGACATGGCGCCCAGGAGAGACTGCTTCAGCGCCGAGGAGAGCCGAG TCGAGGAGCCCCTGCCCGCCGTGCCACGCCTAGACCCCCCCAGCAGCGAGGACCCCCAACCCCTGACCCCCGAGACCGAGGGTGAGCCGGGTGCCACGCCGCGCCCCCCCCTGACCTCCGGATACTCCAAGCAGTTCCAGAAATCCCTGCCCCCACGCTTCCTGAGACAGCAG gAGCAGCTCAAACAGCAGcagtggcagcagcagcagcaggggggGGGTCCTGTCTCACCCTCAGGGGCCCCGGTGCCCCCCCCGCAGCACCGCTCGCTGTACCAGCCACTGGGGCCCCCCCACCAGCACCTGGCCGCCATGGGCTTCGACCCACGCTGGCTGATGATGCAGTCCTACATGGACCCGCGAATGATGTCTGGACGGCCCCCCATGGACATGCCCCCCCTGCATCCAG GCAGGATACCCCCAAAGCAGCTGGTGCACCGAGACCCGGCCGAGGGTTCCCCCGCCGATTCATTCGACCACCTGACACGGCCCGTCCGGGACCATGGGCTGCCGGCCGAGGCGCGCCTGGTGTGGGGCTCAGACCCGTACCCACCAGCCGAGCCCCAGCCCGCAGCCACGCCCCCAAAAGGACAGGAGGAGCCCAAGGAGCCGAG GCTGGACTCGGGGCTTGAGCTGGACAGGACTGTGTACCCCCCGGACCCCGGCCTCCTCGAACCCCGCGCCAAGACCGACTTCTTCAGAGATGCCACAGACCCGGGGCCAGGCTTCCACAGCCGGGGGTCTGAGGAGGTGCCAGGGCTGCTGCCAGGCGACAGGGGCCTGGGGCCGGCGACGTTCGAGCCGCAGGAGGCCGGGTTGTCCTGCGGGGAGGAGGCGGAgagcccgggcccggccccgcagcagCGCAGCGTCTCCCAGGAACACGCCCACGTGCCGGAGGAGCCACACTTTGAACAGGCTGGCCCCGTGCCGGGGCTCCTGGAGGCAGTCGAGCGCCCCGAAGACAAGCCCAGGAAAGAGTCCTTCTCCCAGGGCCCCTCCTCCAGCGGCAGCAGCAGGGCCACCCCCCCGGCCGAGGGCCCGCACAAGACAGACAAGCTGCCCGCGCCGCTGGTCCCCAAACCCAAGCCGGAGACGCGCTGGGGCCCCCGCCAGGGCCTGAGCCGCAGGGAGGGGCCGGTGCGGCGCTCGGGGCCAGTGAAGAAGCCGGTGCTGCGGGACATGAAGGAGGAGCGTGAGCAGCGGCGCGAGCGGGAGGAGCGGCAGGAGCGCGGCGCAGACCGTGGCAAGAGCGCCACCAAGCCCCCCCCTGTCGATGGCCTCAAGTCCCCTGGTGAGGGGGGGAGGAGGGAGCCCCCTGCCCCCGAGCCCGTGGACCCACAGAACGCACCCCCAGGGAAGAGCAGGGGGCCCCAGGGGCCAGGGTTACTCACACCCGCCACCAGAGACGACAAGCCCGAGAAGCCGTCGGGAGAGAAGACCCATCCCGAGCCTAAACTGCCCTCCAGGAAGGAGCCCAACCTGCCCCCCCGGGCCTACCGGCGGGATGAGCGGGACCGAGACCGGGACAGAGACCGGGACAGAGACCGGGACAGAGACCGGGACCGAGACAGGGACAACCGAGACAGGGACAACCGAGACAACCGAGACAGGGACAACCGAGACAACCGAGACCGGGACAACCGAGACCGGGACAACCGAGACAACCGAGACAGGGACAACAGAGACAACCGAGACAGGGACAACAGAGACAACCGAGACAGGGATAGGGATAGGGAGAGGGAATGGGCCACTGACTTGAGCTTCCGGGGACGTGGGCGTGGAGAGTACTACTCCCGCGGACGCAGCTACCGTGGCACGTACGGCGGGCGCAGCAGGGGCGGCCGGGGCCGGAGTCGTGGAGATTATCCATACAGGGAGCCACGGTCCCGCGCAGACCTGCCCCTGGCGGCAGGGGCCCCGGGGTTCCGGCGGCGGGAGGAGAGCGAGACGCGCAGCGAGAGCTCGGACTTCGAGGTCATGCCCAAGCGTCGGCGGCGTCGCGGCTCGGACTCGGACTCTGACAGTGAGGGCCGCGCCTCCGCCAGCGACACCGGCGCCTCCGACCGCGAGGGCAGTGCCAAGCCTGGCAGGCCGGTGCGCAGGGAGGGAGTGGGCGCTGCCCGCCGGGGGGCCAAGCCAGCCACGGGAGTGGCTCCATCCTTTGGGCTCCCCGACAAGCTCGGCCCCCGCGACGAGGAGGGCCGGCCCAAACCTGGTTTCCTGGCCAAGGGTGAGCCGGCGCGGCGCGGCAGGGGGGGCATCTTCAACCGGCGTGGGGGCGGTCGTGAGCGCGGCCCCCCACGGCCCGTCCCTCTGCGGCGGGGGGGCCCAAAGGAGAACTCGCAGTGGCCCTCCGAGCCCATGGAGACGTTCCGGCCCGAGGACGCTGACGCTTCCAGGCTGGACGGCCCTCTTCCTGCCGATCGTCGCCCCCCCAAGTTCGACGGCAAGAAGTACGGTGAAGGTGGGGCTGGCAGCCGGGAGCGCCCCAGGAGGCCCCGGCCTGCGCGGCCCCCCCGGCAGGACAAGCCCCCGCGCTTCCGCCGGCTGAAGGAGCGCGAGGCGGCGGTCAAGGCGGGCGAGGCAGCCACGGTGACCGCTGCGGCAGCTCCCGGCCCGGTGGCAGTGCCGTATGTCTCCAAGGTGACAGCGGGGAGCGTCGCACTGGCCGAGGGGGCGGGGGCCAGcgagggggggggagggggtccaTCGGAGGCCGGCTCGTCCGGCGCGGCGGCGGCGGGCAGCAAGTCCCCCGACCTGTCCAACCAGAACTCGTCCGACCAGGCCAACGAGGAGTGGGAGACGGCCTCCGAGAGCAGCGACTTCAACGAGCGCCGCGAGCGCCAGGACAGGAAGGGCGTCCCCGAGCCGCTGGTCCCTGCGGCCCCCGGCTCCACCACACCCAGCAAGGGCAGCGCCGAGGCGGGGGTCACGCCCAAGAGGGAAGCGGGGACCGCGTCCAAGAGGAGCTTCTCCAGCCAGCGGCCCGTGGACCGGCAGAACCGCCGCGGCAACGGGCCCAAACCTGGCCGGGGCTATCCAGGAGGCAAGGGCGAGCGCCGGGGCGGCTCCGGGGCCAAGACCGGGCGCAGAGG TGCAGGTGCCCAGAACCTGGACTTGGCCCACGGGGGCCCGTCCCAGAGACCCGGCAAGGACTCAGCGGCCCGGCGCAGGGAGGAGGCCAAGCAGGCGGCCAAGAAGCCCAAGGAGAAGGCCGACGCGCTGTCCCAGTTCGACCTCAACAACTACGCCA gcGTGGTGATCATAGACGACCACCCCGAGGTCACGACCCTGGAGGACCCCCAGTCCAGCGCGGCGGACGACGGCTTCACCGAGGTGGTCTCCCGCAAACAGCAGAAGCGGTTGCAGGATGAGGAACGGCGCAAGAAGGAGGAGCTGACCGTACAG AACTGGAGTAAGAAGGGCTCCGGGGAGAAGGGCCGGGGCAGCGGCTCCAAGCTGCCCCCACGCTTCGCcaagaagcagcagcagcaacaacaacaacagcagcagcagcagcagcaggggcCTCCAGCCAGCCAGCCGCTCAGCCAGCCCCCTGCTCAGCCTGTGGCCCCTCCGCAGCCCCTGGAGGGCGCCGTGCCGCTGCCGGTCGGGGAGTTCCCGGGGAAGACGCTGCCGGCCGGGCAGAGCCACAGCGCCCTGGGCACCGAGCTGTGGGAGAGCAAGATGGTCGCCTCCGCCGCGCTGACGGATATCAAGAAAC TGGGACCCATCAGCCCCCCACAGCCGCCCCCGGTCAGCGCCTGGAACAAGCCGCTCACCTCCTTCTCTGGCAGCGGGGCCCCTGAG GGCTCCAAGGCGGGCGTGGAGGGGCCCGGGGAGCTGGGCATGGACAGTATCCAGTTCGGGGCGCCCTCGTCAGCGGGCAGCACGGACAGCGATGGGGTCCCCGCGCTGCTGGAGAAGGACAACAAGCTGCCCGAGCCCAAGGAGCAGCGGCAGAAGCAGCCCCGGGCCGGGCCCATCAAGGCCCAGAAG CTGCCGGAGATCGCCCCCCCAGAGACGAAGGAGTACAAGCCCGGACCCATCGGGAAGGAGCGCTCCCTGAAGAACAGGAAGGCGGCGAAGGAGGGCCGCCAGGCCGAGGGCGAGGGGCCCGACAAGGGCGTGGCGGGGGGTGGCAGGGGCCCGGACCCTGGCTCCCCCAGCAAGGACGGCAAGGGAGTGGCGGAGCTCGGGGGGGACATCGAGGGCATGATCACCGTCCCATCGGCGGAGTACAGCGCCGGTTCCAAG GAGTCGGTGACGGACTACACCGCCCCCTCCTCCTCGCTGGCGGACAGCGTCCCCTCGGGCAGCGGCAAGATGGAAGACAGCCTAGTGCCCAAC GTGGCGCTGCCCCCCACGCTGCCCCTGCCCCGCAGAGAGGCCCTGCAGCAGACTGCCAGCCTCACCCCCGTCTCCCCAGCCACCGTGGACCTGACCCTCAAG ATGGAGTCGGCGCGCAAGGCCTGGGAGAACTCGCCCAGCGTGGGGGAGAAGAGCTCCCCGGTCAGCTCGTCCGCCGCACCCATCACCAGCGGCGGGGGGGGCGGCAGCGCCTCCTATAGCTCCTTCTCCAGCGCCTCCATGCCCCCCATCCCTGTGGCCTCCATCACCCCCACCACCTCGCTCTCAG GCTCTGGCACCTACACCACCTCCTCCCTCAGCACCAAGACCACCACCTCAGACCCCCCCAACATCTGCAAGGTGAAGCCGCAGCAGCTGCAGGGCGGGGGCATGTCGGCCGGGGGGCACTTCTCCCAGCTGGGCTGCATCCCGTCCCTCCtgccccagcagcagcagcagcagccaccCCAGGTGTTTGTGTCGCAGTCTGCAGCAG GTTCTGCAGCCCAGATCCCGGCCTTCTACATGGACGCCAGTCACATGTTCAGCACGCCGCACCCCCGCCTGGCCCCCCCGTCGCTGGCCCAGCAGCAGGGCTTCCAGCCTGGACTCTCGCAG CCGGCTGCCGTGCAGCAGATCCCCATCCCCATGTACGCCCCCCTGCAGGGGCAGCACCAGCCGCAGCTCGGCCTCGGCTCCGGACCCCCGGTCTCCCAGCCCCAGGACCTGTTCAGCTCCTCCCTGCAGCCCTACAG GTCCCAGCAGGCCTTCATGCAGAGCAGCCTGTCGCAGGCTTCGCCCATGATGCTGTCGGGCACGGCCCTGCACAGCTACCCCGGCGTGCAGCCCCCCGAGCTGGGCAAGCCCCAGTCCGGCCTGGCCTACCAGCAGCCCTCCAGCACGCAGCACATCCCCATCCTGTTCGAACCGCAGCTCAACCAGCCCTCGGGCCTGGGGGGCTCGCAGCTCATCGACACGCACCTCCTGCAG GCGCGGCAGGGGCTCAGCCAGGCCAGCAGCCTGTACTCGGGGCAGCAGCCGGGCCAGACCAGCTACTACAGCAGCACCCAGTCTCCCAGCTCGGCCCTGCAGCAGGTCAGCGTGCCGCCCCACACGCACTCGGCGCAGAGCACCTACTACAGCGCCCGGCAGTTCCCCAGCGCCGCCCCCGTGCAGCAG GTGACCGTGCCCCTCCCGGGCTCCCAGCTCTCCCTGCCCAACTTCGGCTCCACGGGGGGGCACCAGCCGCTCATCGCGCTGCCCCAGTCTCTGCCCACGCCCCCCCAGGCCCAGGGCTCCGGCATGAGCCGCCAGCCGCCCATCAGCCAGGCCTACCGCAGCCTGGTGGGCCAGAGCGGCCACGGCATGATGCCGCCCCCCAGCAAG ATGTGTGATGAAATGAAGCTGTTTGGCAGTGGGATGGATGTGAAGCCGGGGACCCCCCCAGTGAGTGCGCGCAGCACCACCCCCACCTCCAGCCCCTTCAG GGCCAGCTCCaccagccccagcagccagtcCAGTAAGATGAACAGCATCGTGTACCAGAAGCCGTACCAGCCGGGCTCGTCAGGGGTGCGCATCCCCCCGCACTTCCCCCCGCAGTACTCCCCTCAG ATGCTGTCTCAGCCCAGCCTCGTGTCCCCGCTGGTCCGTTCCCCCCACAGCAGCTCCTTCCCCGGGGGGGTGCAGCTCGGTGCCGGACTGATGCCCCACCCGCGGCCCCAGCACATGCCCCGGGGCCCCCCACCGCTGGCCCCCCGCGGAGTGCAGGCCGCCATGAAGGCAGAGCAGGATCTCAAG GCGAAGCAGCGGGCCGAGGTGCTCCAGTCGACCCACAAGTTCTTCtccgagcagcagcagcagcagctgaagCCGCCGACGAGCAAGACCCCGCGGGGCGGCGAGGGCGGGGGGGGAAAGGCGATGGGCGAGGGTGGGGCCCCCACACCTCAGGGCGGCCCCCCCGACGCAGACAAGggccccccccaggccccctcGCTTGCCAAGCCCGTGCGGACCGGCCCCATCAAGCCCCAGTCCATCAAGCCTGAGGAGACCAAATAG